The following is a genomic window from Amycolatopsis acidiphila.
GCCGAGTACGTGGTGGCGTTCTGCGACGGCGGCTACACGACGAACCTGCCGCTGGAGGACGTCCTCGACGGCAAGGCGTGGGTCGTCGACACCTACGACGGGCAGCCGCTGCCACCCGAGCACGGCGGCCCCGCGCGGCTGCTCGTGCCGCACCTGTACTTCTGGAAGTCCGCGAAGTGGGTGCGGGGGCTGAAGCTCACCCTGACCGACGAGCCCGGGTTCTGGGAGAACTTCGGCTACCACAACTACGGCGACCCATGGAAACAACAGCGCTACGCCGGCGACTGAGCCGGCACCAGGCCCACGACCCACGCCGCATCCGCACCGGACGGGACGGCGGGATGGGAGAAACCCCGTGAACGCACCACCGGACCCCGGCCACCGCCACCTCGACGGCAACGCGCTCGCCGGGCCGCTGGCCGAGCTGTTCGCGCTCGACCTGGCCGCCGCGACGATCACCTGCGCGCACTGCGGCTCCAGCGGCCCGCTCGGCGCCCACCACCTCTACCCGGACGCGCCCGCGCTCGTGGTGCGCTGCCCGAGCTGCACGGAGGTCGTGCTGCGGTACGCCTCCGACAGCCGCGGGCTCCGGTTCGAGATGACCGGAACCCGCCTGCTGACCGTCGCCGCGCCCGCGGAGTAGCCCTCAGCTCGCCAGCTTGGCGTAGACGATGACGTTGTCCAGGTAGTTGTGGTTCGCCGCGTCGTAGGCACCACCGCAGGTGATCAGCCGCAGCTCGGGGTCGGCCGTGTCGCCGTAGACCGCGTCGGTGGGGAACGAGCTCTTCGCCACCTGGTCGACCCTGGTGACCGTGAAGGTCAGCGGGCCGCCGTCCGCACGGCCGACCTGCACCTGCGCACCGGCCTTCAGCTCGTGTAGCCGCCAGAAGACGCCCTTCTGGTGGTTGCCGTCGATGTGCCCGAGGATCACCGCGGGACCGGCCTGGCCGGGCACTGGGCTGTACTTGTACCAGCCCGCCTGCAGCGGCTGGTCGACCGGCGGCACCTCGATCGTGCGGTCGGCGTTCAGGCCGAGCTGGACCAGGCTGGAGCGGGCGCCGATGCTCGGCAGGTCCACCCACGTGGGCGCCGACCGGGCCGGCGGCGCCACGGACGACGCCGGAGCGACGGGTGCCGCCGCCGGCGCCGGGTCCGCGCCGCACCCGCCCAGCAGCACGGCCGCGAGCAGGGCGAGCAGCAGCGCGGGCCAGCGGCAGCGCCGGAGGCTGTCGGGGCGCACCGGGTCAGTCCTCGATCACGGTCGCGAGGCTGCCGTCACCGGTCTGCGGCGCGCCGGCCGGGATGACGCTCACCTGACCGCCGCCGGGCGCCGGGGTGGCGGGCGTGCTCGGCGGGGTCGTCGCGGCGGCGCAGGTCGCCGAGGCGAGCACGATGTCGCCGCTGCCGAGCCCGGCGGTGGCCTTGCCGCCCAGGAGCTCGATGTGCAGCGCGTTGACGGTCAGGCTGCCGTCGGCGTGGCGGACCTGCTCGTTGACGATCACCCGCACGACCCCGGGCACGCCGACCTCGCGGTTCGGCCCGGTGCTGACGGGCAGCTTGCCCAGCCGGCCGAGGTCGAGCCCGGCGAGCTCGGAGCTGCCCGTGACGCCGTCGGCGGTCGAGGTGCACTTCGCGGTGATCGCCTGCGCGGTGGGCGTGCGCCCGGCGATCGGGGCGAGGACCGGCAGCGCCGCGTCGACGATCGACGCGGTCGCGCGGACCTGGCCGCTGCTCTCGCTGTGGTTCGCGGAGCTGGTGATCGCCTTGGCGGTGACCAGGCCCTTCAGCGGGGCGTCGACGACGGAGGCACTGCCCGGTCCCGAGGTGGACGACGCGGCGAGCCTGCCGGTGTCCACGGTCAGGCCCTGGGCGCCGAGCACGCCGGGCAGCACCGAGACCGTCGCGGAGGCGCCGTAGGCCGAACCCGTGCCGGGCCCGGAGGTGGCCGCGGCAGCCGGGGCGATCGTGGCGGCGAGCAGCGCGCCCGCGGCGAGGCCGATCGCACCGGACGAGCGCAGCACTGTGACCCGCATGAATCATCCCTTCGAAGCGTGGAAAAGGCAGCCCACGTACGCGAAACCGGTCCCCCGACTCGGTGACTGCACCAACGGATGCGAGCGAGCGCCAGCGAAGCTACCAAGCCCTGCCGCCCCGCCCAAGCGACGGAATTTTCGCGTGTCGGCCCAGGACAGTTCTGAGTAGTGAGCGCTTCCCGACGGCTCACTCGTTCGCGTGACAACCGGTCGGACGCGGCCCGCCGTGGTCGTGACGGACGGTGCCTTTTCGGGGACGCACCGGACATCGCGGCGCTCGGCCCACCTGGTGAGGTGATCGTTCGGCCGACGGCCGGAAAACACTCTGCGCGATGTGACGGCTACGGCAGCAGTAGCCGCGATACCCGGCGAAGCGGGCACGACTACGATGTTCGCGTCCGACGGTCCCGTGTTGAGCAGCAGCCGGAACGACCGTCCCGTCCCGCTCGCTTCCCGGATTGGCGTTGCGCCCGCACATGACCGAGAACACCGCGCTCACCCTGGGCGTCGAAGAGGAATTCCTGTTGGTGGACCGGGCGGGCCACCTCGTCTCCGCCGGTCCCGCGGTCACCGACGAGGTGTCCGACCCGCCCGGCCAGGTCGAGCACGAGCTGCGGCCCTGCCAGGTCGAGTCCGCCACCGAGGTGCAGACCGGGGTGGCCGGGGTGACCGGCGGGCTGCGGGCGTTGCGCGACGAGCTGGCCCGTGAAGCCGCCACCCGCGACCTGCGGCTGCTGCCCGCCGGGGTGCCGCCGCTGGCGGAGGACCACACGCTGGAGTTCACCCCGAACGCGCGCTACCAGCGCATGGGCGGCGAGTTCGGCGCCGTCGCCCGGTCGGCGCTGACCTGCGCCTGTCACGTCCACGTGTCCATCCCCGACCGGGCGGCCGGGCTCGCGGTGAGCAACGGGCTGCGCCCGTGGCTGCCGGTGCTGCTGGCGCTCACCGCCAACTCGCCGTTCCACGAGGGCGAGGACAGCGGTCACGCCAGCTGGCGGCACGTGATGTGGGGCCGCTGGCCCTCGGCGGGCCCGCCGCCGCACTT
Proteins encoded in this region:
- a CDS encoding DUF6510 family protein, which codes for MNAPPDPGHRHLDGNALAGPLAELFALDLAAATITCAHCGSSGPLGAHHLYPDAPALVVRCPSCTEVVLRYASDSRGLRFEMTGTRLLTVAAPAE
- a CDS encoding class F sortase produces the protein MRPDSLRRCRWPALLLALLAAVLLGGCGADPAPAAAPVAPASSVAPPARSAPTWVDLPSIGARSSLVQLGLNADRTIEVPPVDQPLQAGWYKYSPVPGQAGPAVILGHIDGNHQKGVFWRLHELKAGAQVQVGRADGGPLTFTVTRVDQVAKSSFPTDAVYGDTADPELRLITCGGAYDAANHNYLDNVIVYAKLAS
- a CDS encoding choice-of-anchor P family protein; this encodes MRVTVLRSSGAIGLAAGALLAATIAPAAAATSGPGTGSAYGASATVSVLPGVLGAQGLTVDTGRLAASSTSGPGSASVVDAPLKGLVTAKAITSSANHSESSGQVRATASIVDAALPVLAPIAGRTPTAQAITAKCTSTADGVTGSSELAGLDLGRLGKLPVSTGPNREVGVPGVVRVIVNEQVRHADGSLTVNALHIELLGGKATAGLGSGDIVLASATCAAATTPPSTPATPAPGGGQVSVIPAGAPQTGDGSLATVIED
- a CDS encoding carboxylate-amine ligase, which translates into the protein MTENTALTLGVEEEFLLVDRAGHLVSAGPAVTDEVSDPPGQVEHELRPCQVESATEVQTGVAGVTGGLRALRDELAREAATRDLRLLPAGVPPLAEDHTLEFTPNARYQRMGGEFGAVARSALTCACHVHVSIPDRAAGLAVSNGLRPWLPVLLALTANSPFHEGEDSGHASWRHVMWGRWPSAGPPPHFESEDHYESLVEALLRTGAILDRGMVYWDIRLSEHQPTVEVRVSDVAATVDEAALLAVLVRGLAAKALDDGAAPAGKTGLPPELLRAMLWRGARDGLAGRLVDRDGDLVPAWQLVDHLVEQARPWLRETGDEDFAREVLDRLRRDGGGAQRQRAAFARRHRLADVLDELAWPV